The Sulfitobacter sp. S223 genome has a window encoding:
- the dctP gene encoding TRAP transporter substrate-binding protein DctP encodes MKFAKLTATAMAACLALGSAASAETLRLSHQWSNKDVRHQVAQMVADDVAAAGVDLEIQIFGSKSLFKPREQYRPLSRGQLDMTVLPLSYAGGQQPAYNLTLMPGMVKNHDHAARLSASPFMAALEEKMADDDVMVLVHGYLAGGFVGKDKCITKPEDVKGLQTRAAGKAFEQMLAGAGASITGMASSEIYNAMQTGVLNAANTSSSSFVSYRIYEQVSCYTPAGDVALWFMYQPLLMNKSRFDGLNADQQKALLDASAKAQAFYLEEAKKQDAASEQVFRDAGVEIAQMSAEDFEAWRALAQETSYAAFVAEVEGGQELLDMALAVE; translated from the coding sequence ATGAAATTCGCAAAACTCACAGCCACAGCTATGGCAGCATGTCTGGCGCTTGGCTCTGCAGCAAGTGCCGAAACACTGCGCCTGTCACACCAATGGTCCAACAAGGATGTGCGCCACCAAGTAGCACAGATGGTTGCCGATGACGTGGCCGCTGCCGGCGTTGATCTCGAAATCCAGATTTTTGGCTCAAAGTCGCTTTTCAAGCCGCGTGAGCAGTATCGCCCGTTAAGCCGCGGACAGCTTGATATGACAGTTCTGCCGCTGAGCTACGCAGGTGGCCAACAGCCTGCCTATAACCTGACCCTGATGCCGGGCATGGTAAAGAACCACGATCACGCTGCGCGTTTGAGCGCATCGCCTTTTATGGCGGCGCTGGAAGAGAAGATGGCGGACGATGATGTCATGGTGCTGGTACACGGCTATTTGGCCGGTGGCTTTGTCGGCAAAGACAAGTGCATCACAAAGCCTGAAGACGTGAAAGGCTTGCAGACCCGTGCTGCCGGGAAGGCGTTCGAGCAAATGCTTGCAGGTGCAGGCGCCTCCATCACCGGCATGGCCTCATCCGAAATCTACAACGCGATGCAAACCGGTGTTTTGAATGCGGCCAACACGTCGTCTTCGTCATTCGTATCCTACCGGATTTACGAGCAGGTAAGCTGCTATACACCAGCTGGCGATGTTGCGCTTTGGTTCATGTACCAGCCGCTTCTGATGAACAAATCCAGATTTGACGGCCTCAATGCCGATCAGCAAAAGGCGTTGCTGGATGCTTCTGCAAAGGCTCAGGCGTTCTATCTTGAAGAAGCCAAAAAACAGGATGCTGCATCCGAACAAGTCTTCCGCGATGCGGGTGTAGAAATCGCTCAGATGTCGGCCGAAGACTTTGAAGCATGGCGCGCTCTGGCACAGGAAACCTCCTATGCCGCGTTCGTCGCAGAAGTTGAGGGCGGTCAAGAGCTGCTCGATATGGCGCTGGCTGTCGAATAA
- a CDS encoding TRAP transporter large permease, with product MDPLTLGAIVAVCTILVLFSGVSVALGLLIVSTGFIMIFDGMRSLELLPEILFGKLDNFALLSIPMFIIMGSSIASTRAGADLYEALERWLTRVPGGLVISNLGACALFAAMSGSSPATCAAIGKMGIPEMRKRGYPDGVAAGSIAAGGTLGILIPPSVTMIVYGIATEQSIGRLFLAGVIPGLLLVGLFMAWSLYATWKSGDQQLLAQGNYSWKEKFEILPRVLPFLFIIIGVLYAMYGGVATPSETAAVGALLCLLIAMIIYKLWNPKDLWIVLRDSTKESVMILFIIAAAGVFSYMLSSLFITQSIAAWIGTLDVNPWVLMGAVNIFLLIAGFFLPPVAVILMAAPILLPIITTAGFDPIWFAVVLTINMEIGLISPPVGLNLYVINGIAPDISLKTILAGSLPFVACMILAIILLCIFPGLATWLPDAVMGTAV from the coding sequence ATGGATCCGCTCACACTTGGCGCGATTGTTGCGGTCTGCACCATTCTTGTTCTCTTCTCAGGCGTATCGGTGGCCCTTGGCCTGCTGATTGTCTCTACCGGTTTCATCATGATTTTCGACGGTATGCGCTCTCTGGAGCTTTTGCCGGAAATTCTGTTCGGCAAGCTGGATAACTTTGCGCTTTTATCAATCCCGATGTTCATCATCATGGGGTCATCCATCGCCTCTACGCGTGCAGGTGCTGACCTATATGAGGCGTTAGAGCGCTGGCTTACCCGTGTGCCCGGCGGCTTGGTGATCTCGAACCTCGGTGCTTGCGCCCTATTCGCTGCCATGTCCGGCTCCAGCCCCGCAACCTGTGCTGCGATCGGTAAGATGGGCATCCCCGAGATGCGCAAGCGCGGCTATCCTGATGGCGTCGCTGCGGGATCCATCGCTGCCGGTGGCACCTTGGGCATTCTGATCCCGCCGTCGGTCACAATGATCGTATACGGCATCGCTACAGAGCAATCCATCGGGCGGCTGTTTCTTGCGGGCGTGATCCCCGGTCTGTTGCTGGTCGGCCTGTTCATGGCGTGGTCACTTTATGCGACGTGGAAATCCGGCGACCAGCAACTGCTGGCACAGGGGAATTATTCCTGGAAAGAAAAGTTCGAGATTCTGCCCCGCGTCTTGCCGTTCCTGTTCATCATCATTGGCGTTCTCTATGCGATGTATGGGGGCGTTGCGACACCGTCCGAGACGGCGGCGGTTGGTGCGTTGCTTTGCCTGCTGATTGCAATGATCATCTACAAACTTTGGAACCCCAAAGACCTTTGGATTGTCTTGCGCGACAGCACAAAAGAAAGCGTGATGATCCTGTTCATCATCGCAGCTGCGGGCGTGTTTTCCTACATGCTATCGAGCTTGTTCATCACGCAGTCGATCGCGGCATGGATTGGCACGCTGGATGTGAATCCTTGGGTTTTGATGGGGGCGGTCAACATTTTCTTGCTGATCGCAGGCTTCTTCCTGCCGCCGGTCGCGGTGATCTTGATGGCGGCGCCTATCTTGCTGCCGATTATCACCACAGCGGGCTTTGATCCGATCTGGTTCGCGGTTGTTCTGACGATCAACATGGAAATCGGCCTGATCTCTCCTCCTGTCGGGTTGAACCTTTATGTGATCAACGGCATCGCCCCCGATATCTCATTGAAAACGATCCTCGCCGGCTCACTTCCTTTTGTCGCATGTATGATCCTCGCGATCATACTGCTGTGCATCTTTCCTGGTCTCGCAACATGGCTACCGGATGCGGTTATGGGGACAGCGGTATGA
- a CDS encoding GntR family transcriptional regulator translates to MEIRRADQIAHTLEQLVFAGEFQDGERLDELKLAEKFQVSRTPIREALQVLVASGMAEQIPRRGVFIRQPRPVELMEMFETMAEIEAVCGRLAATRMSDDDLEVLRAVNDRCQQASQEADHERYYSENEAFHQIIYRGAANSFLEKQALQLQNRLSAYRRTQLRFRGRLTQSMNEHSEILEALANGDAENAARVLRDHVAIQGEKFHQLMAGFNR, encoded by the coding sequence ATGGAAATCAGACGCGCAGACCAAATAGCCCACACGCTTGAGCAGCTCGTTTTTGCTGGCGAATTCCAAGATGGTGAGCGGTTGGACGAGCTTAAGCTTGCAGAGAAATTTCAGGTCTCCCGAACGCCTATCCGCGAGGCGCTTCAGGTGCTCGTTGCCTCTGGTATGGCAGAGCAAATACCGCGGCGGGGCGTATTCATCCGCCAACCCCGGCCAGTTGAGCTGATGGAAATGTTTGAAACGATGGCCGAAATCGAAGCTGTGTGTGGCCGATTGGCGGCAACCCGCATGAGCGATGACGACTTGGAAGTCTTGAGAGCGGTTAATGATAGATGCCAGCAGGCAAGCCAAGAAGCCGATCATGAGCGCTACTATTCAGAGAACGAAGCTTTCCACCAGATCATCTACCGAGGTGCGGCCAACAGCTTTTTGGAAAAGCAAGCTTTGCAGCTGCAAAACCGCCTAAGTGCGTACCGTAGAACCCAGCTTCGATTTAGGGGGCGGTTGACGCAATCTATGAACGAGCACTCCGAAATTTTGGAGGCCCTCGCCAATGGCGATGCTGAAAATGCCGCCAGAGTTTTGAGAGACCACGTCGCCATTCAGGGCGAAAAATTTCATCAGCTCATGGCAGGTTTCAACCGGTAA
- a CDS encoding malonyl-CoA synthase, whose amino-acid sequence MTNPLYDTLFGQHDQSSAVFLHLPDGSTLTYADFLGIAAQYAGYLTQAGLTAGDRVAVQIEKSPQALAVYAACAQAGLVFLPLNTAYTADEVAYFIENSGASIVLCDDRKRSALALIAKRCGSRLETLNADGSGSFADHAVTQPKTFQTVPRREDDLAAFLYTSGTTGRSKGAMLSQGNLLSNAKTLKDEWRFTSDDVLLHALPIFHTHGLFVASNITLLAGGQMIFLPKFDLDAMIANMPRATTLMGVPTFYTRLLGDPRFSKDLAAHMRLFVSGSAPLLAETHVQFEDRTGHRILERYGMTETNMNTSNPYDGERRAGTVGFPLPGVELKITDSQTGATLPQGEIGEIEVRGPNVFQGYWQMPEKTAEELRSDGFFITGDLGQIDADGYVSIVGRNKDLIISGGYNIYPKEIELLLDEQDGVLESAVIGVPHADFGESVVGVLVAMPDQELDLERIKASIGKSLARFKQPQKLVILPELPRNTMGKVQKKSLREKFALNPIE is encoded by the coding sequence ATGACAAACCCGCTCTATGACACTCTATTTGGCCAACATGATCAGAGCAGCGCCGTGTTCCTACATTTGCCGGATGGCTCAACGCTGACCTATGCGGATTTTTTGGGCATTGCCGCTCAATATGCCGGGTACTTGACGCAAGCCGGGCTAACTGCGGGTGACCGCGTCGCTGTTCAGATCGAAAAATCTCCACAAGCATTGGCAGTCTATGCGGCTTGTGCGCAAGCAGGGCTTGTTTTCCTTCCCCTCAACACGGCCTACACGGCTGACGAGGTTGCCTATTTCATTGAAAATAGCGGCGCAAGCATCGTGCTATGTGATGACCGCAAACGCAGTGCCCTCGCACTTATAGCAAAGCGGTGTGGCTCACGTCTGGAAACACTGAATGCTGATGGATCCGGCAGCTTTGCGGATCATGCGGTAACCCAACCAAAGACGTTTCAAACTGTGCCGCGCCGCGAAGACGATTTGGCTGCGTTTCTTTACACCTCTGGCACAACAGGGCGATCAAAAGGCGCGATGTTGAGCCAAGGCAATCTGCTGTCCAACGCGAAAACACTGAAAGACGAATGGCGTTTCACCTCCGATGACGTTCTGCTGCACGCCTTGCCGATATTCCATACCCACGGGTTGTTTGTAGCAAGCAATATCACATTGCTGGCGGGCGGGCAGATGATCTTTTTGCCCAAGTTCGATCTTGACGCGATGATCGCAAACATGCCTCGTGCCACCACTCTAATGGGTGTTCCAACCTTCTATACCCGTCTGCTGGGGGACCCTCGCTTCTCCAAAGACCTTGCCGCGCACATGCGGCTGTTCGTGTCCGGCAGCGCGCCGTTGCTCGCGGAAACCCATGTCCAGTTTGAAGACCGTACTGGCCACCGCATTCTGGAACGCTACGGGATGACCGAGACGAACATGAACACCTCCAACCCCTATGATGGAGAGCGCCGCGCAGGCACGGTCGGCTTCCCGCTACCAGGGGTGGAGTTGAAAATAACTGACAGCCAGACTGGTGCCACGCTACCGCAAGGCGAGATCGGTGAAATCGAAGTGCGCGGTCCAAACGTATTTCAGGGGTATTGGCAAATGCCCGAAAAGACGGCTGAAGAATTGCGAAGCGATGGCTTCTTTATCACTGGCGATCTAGGTCAGATTGATGCCGATGGCTATGTCAGCATCGTCGGACGTAACAAAGATCTGATCATCTCGGGCGGCTACAATATTTATCCCAAAGAGATCGAGCTTTTGCTTGATGAGCAAGACGGCGTTTTAGAGAGCGCGGTCATTGGCGTGCCTCATGCGGATTTTGGCGAAAGTGTCGTTGGTGTGCTTGTCGCGATGCCTGACCAAGAGCTTGATCTGGAACGGATCAAGGCGAGTATCGGGAAATCACTCGCCCGTTTCAAACAACCCCAGAAGCTGGTGATCCTGCCTGAGCTTCCTCGAAACACGATGGGCAAGGTACAGAAAAAATCCCTGCGAGAAAAATTTGCGCTGAACCCGATAGAATGA
- a CDS encoding TRAP transporter small permease: protein MAVQSSVAVAQTGNNPFLRLVAALSTLAGWCSAAMIVAAIGITCQMIFVRFVLNGSTIWQTEAVIYLAIAATLIGLPYVQRLRGHVNVDLIPLALGPRARFVLAIFTLSVSIIMVAIMLWYSYEFWHLTWERNWKSDTVWGVRLWIPYLALPVGFALFMLQLIADMVAILLKIEKPFGLEDI, encoded by the coding sequence ATGGCGGTCCAAAGCTCCGTCGCGGTGGCGCAAACCGGTAACAATCCGTTTCTGCGTCTCGTGGCTGCACTCTCTACACTTGCGGGCTGGTGCTCGGCTGCGATGATCGTCGCGGCGATTGGCATCACCTGCCAAATGATTTTTGTGCGCTTCGTGCTGAATGGCTCGACCATCTGGCAGACAGAAGCGGTGATCTACCTTGCCATCGCGGCCACGCTGATTGGCCTGCCCTACGTCCAGCGCTTGCGCGGACATGTGAATGTGGACCTGATCCCGCTCGCGTTGGGGCCCCGTGCGCGGTTCGTGCTGGCGATCTTCACGCTTTCTGTTTCCATCATCATGGTCGCGATCATGCTGTGGTACTCTTACGAATTCTGGCACCTCACGTGGGAACGCAACTGGAAATCCGACACCGTCTGGGGGGTGCGTTTGTGGATTCCCTATCTGGCGCTGCCCGTCGGTTTCGCGCTGTTTATGCTGCAGTTGATTGCGGATATGGTCGCCATCCTTCTGAAAATTGAAAAGCCGTTCGGCTTGGAGGATATCTGA
- a CDS encoding malonyl-CoA decarboxylase: MSYLTGLFTNVFERRFARAVSTDAKGRGITDLARDLLGARGEISGSTLARLILDQYAQADAKGKNAFFEFLLRDLEIDPVEVVETLKDYKAAPSKYSYRAYARASEPKRQELLRRLNQVHGGTQRLVSMRQDLLKMMRQDKKLEPLDVDFQHLFASWFNRGFLVLRPINWSSPAEVLEKIIAYEAVHAIDSWDDLRRRLQPADRRCFGFFHPAMPDEPLIFVEVALTQGIPNSVQNLLADGRDPIEAEEADTAVFYSISNCQAGLAGISFGNSLIKQVAADLSRDLIALDTFVTLSPIPGLTKWLDQNQTPALKAASLEAQAAHYLLTAKRDDKLPVDPVARFHLGNGAAVHAVHANADTSANGMRQSKGAMVNYLYDLSLITTNHEHFVTEKTVAASAAVRALSASVSSKS, encoded by the coding sequence ATGAGCTATTTAACCGGTCTGTTCACAAACGTGTTCGAACGCCGTTTTGCGCGTGCCGTATCAACAGATGCGAAAGGACGCGGCATCACCGATCTGGCGCGCGACCTTCTGGGGGCGCGGGGCGAAATTTCTGGAAGCACCTTAGCACGCTTGATCCTCGACCAATACGCGCAGGCGGATGCGAAGGGCAAAAACGCGTTCTTTGAGTTCCTGTTGCGCGATCTGGAGATTGATCCTGTCGAGGTTGTCGAGACGCTGAAGGACTACAAAGCCGCGCCATCAAAGTACAGCTATCGTGCATATGCGCGTGCCAGCGAGCCGAAGCGCCAAGAGCTGCTGCGGCGGCTCAATCAGGTACACGGTGGCACGCAGCGGTTGGTTTCCATGCGCCAAGACCTGTTGAAGATGATGCGTCAGGACAAAAAGCTAGAGCCGCTGGACGTCGACTTCCAACATCTTTTTGCATCTTGGTTCAATCGAGGGTTCCTCGTTTTGCGGCCAATAAACTGGTCCAGCCCGGCTGAAGTTCTGGAAAAAATCATCGCCTACGAGGCTGTTCACGCCATTGATAGCTGGGATGATTTGCGCCGCCGCCTGCAACCGGCTGACCGGCGTTGCTTTGGCTTTTTTCACCCAGCCATGCCAGATGAGCCCCTCATTTTTGTGGAGGTTGCCTTAACCCAAGGCATCCCCAATTCTGTGCAAAACCTGCTCGCCGACGGGCGCGACCCGATCGAGGCAGAGGAAGCCGACACCGCGGTCTTCTATTCGATCTCGAATTGTCAGGCCGGTTTGGCGGGAATTTCCTTTGGCAACTCCTTGATCAAACAAGTGGCAGCTGATCTGTCGCGGGACCTCATAGCGCTTGATACGTTCGTGACACTGTCGCCCATTCCGGGGCTGACCAAATGGCTGGATCAGAACCAAACACCCGCGCTAAAGGCCGCCTCCTTAGAAGCACAGGCCGCGCACTATCTGCTAACGGCAAAGCGCGATGACAAATTGCCGGTTGATCCGGTCGCGCGTTTTCACCTTGGCAATGGGGCTGCGGTACACGCGGTACATGCAAATGCCGACACCTCCGCGAACGGGATGCGCCAATCCAAAGGTGCGATGGTCAATTACCTCTATGACCTGTCCCTGATCACCACCAACCACGAACACTTTGTCACTGAGAAAACCGTTGCGGCCTCGGCTGCGGTGCGCGCATTGAGCGCGTCGGTTTCATCCAAGTCCTGA
- a CDS encoding calcium-binding protein, translating to MQILILDANSGSIINEVGSGSELSIAELDGTLLRAVPVEGASEQSVRITVGATAFDLSETPYEIRIGSSGSDDLTLQPGDFVITAEAFSGTDSTGDVVDDRTIAVTAFEGLDADGTIIPSEFDQTSESEVETESETEVEAEAAPGAAGAAVATGATAAAAGSNALTQTLSSGSISVKGVGETTGDIEDPQPTGNTDSIIPGSTITAFSNSTPQVAAAISVEEAEAEAEVEIEAEAETEVSAGAAAASAGVSAAAGAAGSSLVDGIVQVSDVHTAIDGASSTSTSIAALNDSDDAEGDGATGDVTQWGTPEPVGRSNTVVHTVFGEAEVEIEVETEAEAETGDRVAAAAAAGAAGVGIAGNYAVGDAATASGTGTSTSAMDENAENVSRFLTSGSTDSVANNLAGSAFVDDISISNDSPGATEPASTTSGQTQTAEAEAESESEAEVEAEVGNGSAAVAAVGSSGAGVAGVGSDAIASSAISGSVSTFGNAGIFRTNNDIVQVEALLSSPDTASSQAVIDGRIANRETDGDAPGIEAEAEVEAEATANAPTDSLGNVGSAGGVTNDGGGGSLSTTGIQLGGDVGPRTFTNGLKDIEERQIEDTSGFGGVPLANEAPASAVATETEAEAEAEVEVEAEVGFNSAAAGAAATGALSHTSGTAANLGVATSTATSTSVFDDPSNDFSYREEAAPTATTTVVYEVETEAEAEAEVGIGAGAAAAAAGASGYDGITSETSAEATSNAAAAASAAGQRTQTFVILPPEGMGGTVRAYAAAWDSEGRGVAAAIALAGTPFAGGSDNEFEIEAEGESSVVLDYSIETSAYDASAAQSLTTDIQDNANPESVGAVGAQQNSVGEAEVEAEAEAEAGVGVAAAAAGAAATGYAATTDSRAVTSTTAPDIVFADIFSGTGSADQILSTNDADVIEGLGGNDIIFAYDGSDLVFGGTGNDTINGGTGNDAVFGGKGDDFLVDLFGENFLSGEEGNDTIRASSQSDLIAGGGGDDFIVGNGGNDLIYTSESGDNAFGNDTAIAGSGNDTIVGSNGSDMIYGGAGNDDLTGGQDFSTSDRDVLYGQDGDDILRSGQTSSVSSDTQGRGDFLFGGDGDDTLYAGKADDVLNGGAGADLFVFDNQFGTDVVQDFDVFAADEQVDFSGVLDIAFFSDLVENHLTQVGNDAVINTEHGDQLTLLNVDVSNLFSNDFIF from the coding sequence ATGCAAATTTTGATCCTTGACGCTAATTCCGGATCCATCATCAATGAAGTCGGTAGCGGCTCCGAGCTTTCTATCGCGGAGCTTGACGGAACGCTTCTTCGGGCTGTCCCGGTTGAGGGCGCATCAGAGCAGAGTGTCAGGATCACTGTGGGCGCTACTGCATTCGACCTTAGCGAAACACCTTACGAAATCCGCATAGGTTCCTCCGGTTCAGATGACCTGACGCTTCAGCCCGGCGATTTCGTTATAACTGCAGAGGCCTTTTCAGGCACTGACAGCACTGGCGATGTCGTTGATGACCGGACAATTGCAGTGACCGCATTCGAAGGTTTGGATGCCGACGGTACGATCATCCCATCGGAGTTCGACCAAACGAGCGAGTCCGAAGTCGAAACTGAATCGGAAACCGAGGTAGAGGCAGAAGCCGCACCGGGCGCTGCGGGCGCCGCAGTGGCCACTGGTGCTACTGCAGCCGCCGCAGGCTCAAATGCTTTGACACAAACTCTTTCAAGCGGCTCTATTTCAGTCAAGGGTGTCGGCGAAACTACCGGTGATATCGAAGATCCGCAGCCGACCGGAAATACCGACAGCATCATCCCGGGTAGCACCATTACCGCCTTCAGTAACAGCACCCCACAAGTTGCCGCAGCCATCTCTGTCGAAGAGGCCGAAGCGGAAGCAGAAGTAGAAATAGAAGCCGAGGCCGAAACCGAAGTAAGCGCCGGCGCTGCGGCTGCCAGTGCGGGCGTAAGCGCTGCGGCCGGGGCCGCTGGTTCCAGCCTGGTGGACGGTATCGTTCAGGTGTCTGACGTGCATACCGCTATTGATGGCGCAAGTTCCACGTCGACATCCATTGCCGCGCTGAACGACAGCGATGACGCTGAGGGTGACGGCGCAACTGGTGATGTGACGCAATGGGGCACTCCGGAGCCTGTAGGTCGCTCTAACACGGTCGTGCATACCGTTTTCGGTGAAGCCGAAGTTGAGATCGAAGTAGAAACCGAGGCGGAAGCGGAAACCGGTGATCGCGTTGCGGCTGCGGCAGCGGCGGGTGCTGCTGGTGTAGGTATCGCAGGAAATTATGCCGTAGGCGACGCCGCCACAGCAAGCGGTACGGGGACATCGACATCCGCGATGGACGAAAACGCGGAAAACGTCAGCCGCTTTTTGACTAGTGGATCGACGGATAGCGTTGCGAACAATCTGGCGGGATCAGCCTTTGTCGATGATATCAGCATCTCTAACGACTCTCCCGGCGCAACAGAGCCTGCTTCGACCACAAGCGGCCAGACCCAGACAGCCGAAGCAGAGGCCGAAAGTGAATCCGAAGCCGAAGTAGAGGCTGAAGTCGGTAACGGGTCAGCAGCAGTAGCCGCAGTCGGCAGCAGTGGCGCTGGCGTCGCTGGCGTGGGATCGGATGCTATCGCCTCCAGCGCGATTTCCGGATCTGTCTCAACATTCGGAAACGCAGGTATTTTCCGCACAAATAACGACATTGTACAGGTCGAAGCCTTGCTGTCTTCACCGGATACGGCAAGCTCTCAAGCTGTTATTGACGGGCGTATCGCCAATCGAGAAACGGATGGTGATGCCCCCGGCATTGAGGCAGAAGCAGAGGTCGAGGCCGAAGCAACAGCCAATGCACCGACAGACAGCCTGGGGAACGTGGGGTCAGCTGGCGGCGTCACCAATGATGGCGGTGGCGGTAGCCTTTCGACAACGGGCATCCAACTGGGCGGCGATGTAGGTCCACGAACCTTCACCAACGGTTTGAAGGACATCGAAGAGCGCCAGATTGAAGACACATCTGGTTTTGGCGGCGTGCCATTGGCAAACGAAGCACCAGCTTCGGCGGTCGCAACCGAAACAGAGGCCGAGGCTGAAGCGGAAGTCGAAGTCGAAGCGGAAGTCGGCTTCAATTCCGCAGCCGCCGGTGCCGCTGCAACAGGCGCTCTTTCACATACGTCAGGCACTGCGGCCAACCTTGGGGTAGCGACATCTACTGCGACAAGTACGTCGGTTTTTGACGATCCTTCCAACGATTTTTCTTATCGTGAAGAAGCTGCCCCGACGGCGACGACAACGGTCGTCTATGAGGTAGAGACAGAGGCCGAAGCCGAAGCCGAAGTCGGTATCGGTGCTGGAGCAGCTGCCGCAGCCGCAGGTGCTTCTGGCTATGATGGTATCACAAGCGAGACCTCGGCCGAAGCCACGTCAAACGCTGCCGCCGCTGCGTCAGCAGCTGGTCAGCGCACGCAGACTTTCGTGATACTGCCACCCGAAGGCATGGGAGGCACAGTGCGTGCATACGCAGCGGCCTGGGATAGCGAAGGCCGCGGGGTCGCCGCTGCGATCGCGCTGGCAGGCACACCTTTCGCCGGTGGCAGTGACAACGAGTTCGAGATCGAAGCCGAGGGCGAAAGCTCGGTGGTGCTGGATTATAGCATCGAGACCTCGGCATATGATGCAAGCGCTGCCCAGAGCCTGACAACGGACATTCAAGACAACGCCAACCCCGAAAGCGTCGGCGCTGTTGGAGCACAACAGAATTCTGTTGGCGAAGCAGAGGTCGAGGCTGAAGCCGAAGCCGAGGCAGGTGTGGGTGTAGCTGCTGCCGCCGCTGGTGCGGCTGCGACGGGCTACGCCGCAACAACGGACAGTCGCGCAGTCACTTCGACGACTGCTCCGGATATCGTATTCGCCGACATCTTCAGCGGTACCGGATCTGCCGATCAAATTTTGTCGACAAACGATGCCGATGTCATCGAAGGTCTAGGCGGTAACGATATTATCTTTGCCTACGACGGCAGCGATCTGGTTTTCGGCGGAACAGGTAACGACACCATCAATGGCGGCACTGGTAATGATGCTGTTTTTGGTGGCAAGGGGGATGACTTCCTTGTTGATCTCTTCGGGGAAAACTTTCTTTCTGGCGAAGAGGGTAATGATACCATCCGTGCGTCAAGCCAGAGCGATTTGATCGCTGGCGGCGGTGGCGATGACTTCATCGTCGGCAATGGCGGTAACGATCTGATCTACACGTCGGAAAGTGGCGATAACGCGTTCGGGAATGACACCGCTATCGCAGGCAGTGGAAACGATACCATCGTGGGCTCCAACGGTAGCGACATGATCTACGGCGGCGCCGGTAACGATGATCTGACTGGCGGTCAGGACTTCTCTACTTCCGATCGTGATGTTCTTTACGGTCAAGACGGCGATGACATTCTGCGCTCTGGGCAAACGTCTTCGGTCTCGTCCGACACACAAGGGCGTGGTGATTTCCTGTTTGGCGGAGACGGCGACGATACGCTGTATGCCGGTAAAGCCGATGATGTGCTTAACGGAGGAGCCGGTGCGGACCTGTTCGTGTTCGACAATCAGTTCGGAACCGATGTCGTACAGGATTTTGACGTTTTCGCCGCAGATGAACAGGTCGATTTCTCCGGAGTTCTGGATATCGCGTTTTTCTCCGACCTCGTCGAAAATCACCTTACGCAGGTTGGAAACGATGCAGTAATCAACACGGAGCATGGGGATCAGTTGACGCTACTCAACGTCGATGTGTCGAACCTTTTCAGCAACGACTTTATCTTCTAA